From the Streptomyces sp. NBC_00654 genome, the window CCCGCGCCGTCGTCGGGGGTACGGCCCGCACGCCCGCGGCTGTCAGGTGGTGACGGGCTCCTTGGGCCGGTCGGCACGGGCCAGCGCGTGCTCGACCACCCTGACCAGTACGTCACGCACGGAGGACCGCTCGCGTGCGTCGCACACGAGGACCGGCACCCCGGGATCGAGGTCGAGCGCGGCCTGCACCGTCTCCGCGGGGAAGCGGTCGGCGCCCTCGAAGCAGTTGACGGCCACGGTGAACGGGATCTTCCGGCGCTCGAAGTAGTCGACCGCCGCGAAGCAGTCCGCCAGCCTCCGGGTGTCCGCGAGGACGACCGCGCCCAGGGACCCTTGGGCCAGCTCGTCCCACAGGAACCAGAAGCGGTCCTGGCCCGGGGTACCGAACAGGTACAGCACCAGGTCCTCGCGGAGCGTGATGCGTCCGAAGTCCATGGCCACCGT encodes:
- a CDS encoding ATP/GTP-binding protein; this encodes MAFGRSSRKRRPVEPVTLKILVAGGFGVGKTTLVGAVSEIRPLRTEERLSEAGRPVDDLEGVEGKTTTTVAMDFGRITLREDLVLYLFGTPGQDRFWFLWDELAQGSLGAVVLADTRRLADCFAAVDYFERRKIPFTVAVNCFEGADRFPAETVQAALDLDPGVPVLVCDARERSSVRDVLVRVVEHALARADRPKEPVTT